CATGTCCTGGCCCTTCTGGTTGATGATGGCGTCGATGGCCAGGGCGGTCTTGCCGGTCTGGCGGTCGCCGATGATCAGTTCGCGCTGGCCGCGGCCGATGGGCACCAGGGCGTCGATGGCTTTGAGGCCGGTCTGTACCGGCTGGTGCACCGATTTGCGGGTGACGATGCCGGGGGCCTTGATCTCCACCTGCCGCGCTTCGGCGCCTTCCAGCGCGCCGCCGCCGTCGATGGGCTGGCCGATGCCGTTAACCACCCGTCCGATCAGCGCTTCGCCGACGGGCACTTCGACGATGCGGCCGGTACGCCTTACGCTGTCGCCTTCTTTGATGTGGTGGGTATCGCCGAGGATGGCGGCCCCGACGTTGTCTTCTTCGAGGTTGAGCACCATGCCGATGACGTCGCCGGGAAACTCCAGCAGCTCGCCGGCCATGGCCCGGTTCAAACCGTGGATGCGGGCAATGCCGTCGCCGACGGAGATGATGGTGCCCATTTCGCTGATTTCGATCTCACGGTCGAAGTTTTCGATCTGCTGCTCGATGATGGCGCAGATTTCTTCTGCTTTGATGTCCATAACGTCTTTTCACCCTATGTCTTTTTGCGAAAACATCTTTATTGAATGGCAATCCGTAATCTGTCACCGACTGGTCGTGTTCAGCTGTTGAGATATCCCGCCATCCGCCGCAGACCGGAGCGGATGGTGCCGTCCAGCACCTGCCCGGCGACTTCGATGCGCACGCCGCCCAACAGTTCCGGCTCGACGGCCAGTTCCAGTACCGCCTGTTTGCCATAGCGTTTTTGCAGCTGGGCGCTGATGGCCTGCTGCACCTCGGCATCCAGCGGCGCGGCGCTGCACACCCGGGCCCGCACCAGCCCCAGTTGCACATCGGCCAGTTCGCGGTAGTCGGCCACCAGGGCGTCGAAATATTCCAGGCGCTGGCGCTGTTGCAGCAATCCCAGCAGGTTGCGCAGGGTGGTGCTAAGCTGCAGGTAGTTGCCGATGCCTTCCAGCAGGCCTGCGATTTTGTCGGCGGCCAGGGTCGGACTGGCCAGCAGTTTGTACAGCCGCGGCTCGCAGGCGAACGCCTGCTGGATCTGCTCCAGCTGCGTATAGGTGCTCTCCAGCTGCCCGTCGGGGGCCGCCAGATTGACCAGAGATTTGGCGTATCTTCTTGATATCGCTGTACTTTTCACATTCACTCCCCTGTCTTGCGGAGATATTCGTCGACCAGCCGCGCCTGGTCCTGCGGCGCGATCTGCTGTTTAAGGCGTTGTTCGGCCAACTCCATGGCCAGCCGCACGGCTTCCTGATGCAGTTGCTTGCGGGCCGCTTCGATTTCCCGCG
This DNA window, taken from Syntrophotalea carbinolica DSM 2380, encodes the following:
- the atpH gene encoding ATP synthase F1 subunit delta, which translates into the protein MKSTAISRRYAKSLVNLAAPDGQLESTYTQLEQIQQAFACEPRLYKLLASPTLAADKIAGLLEGIGNYLQLSTTLRNLLGLLQQRQRLEYFDALVADYRELADVQLGLVRARVCSAAPLDAEVQQAISAQLQKRYGKQAVLELAVEPELLGGVRIEVAGQVLDGTIRSGLRRMAGYLNS